A window of Elgaria multicarinata webbii isolate HBS135686 ecotype San Diego chromosome 2, rElgMul1.1.pri, whole genome shotgun sequence contains these coding sequences:
- the FEN1 gene encoding flap endonuclease 1, which yields MGIHGLAKLIADIAPAAIRENDIKSYFGRKVAIDASMSIYQFLIAVRQGADMLQNEEGETTSHLMGMFYRTIRMLENGIKPAYVFDGKAPQLKSGELAKRTERRTEAEKQLQEAKEAGEEENIEKFSKRLVKVTKQHNDECKKLLALMGVPYVDAPGEAEASCAALVKANKVYAAATEDMDCLTFGSPVLMRHLTASEAKKLPIQEFHLSRVLQDMNVTYKEFVDLCILLGCDYCESIRGIGPKRAMELIKQHKSIEKIVQQIDTKKYSVPENWLHKEAQQLFLEPEVIDPETVELKWSEPDEDGLVGFLCGEKQFNEERIRNGIKRLNKSRQGSTQGRLDDFFKVTGSITSAKRKEPEPKGSAKKKAKGSGAATSKFKRGK from the coding sequence ATGGGAATCCATGGTTTGGCCAAACTGATTGCAGATATAGCTCCTGCTGCCATTCGAGAGAATGACATTAAGAGTTATTTCGGCCGGAAGGTGGCCATTGATGCGTCTATGAGTATTTACCAGTTCCTGATTGCTGTACGGCAGGGAGCTGACATGTTGCAGAATGAAGAAGGTGAAACCACGAGCCACCTAATGGGTATGTTCTACCGCACCATTCGCATGTTAGAAAATGGCATCAAGCCTGCCTATGTCTTTGATGGCAAAGCCCCGCAATTGAAATCAGGTGAATTGGCTAAGCGCACTGAGCGCCGAACTGAGGCAGAGAAGCAGCTACAAGAAGCCAAAGAGGCAGGTGAGGAAGAAAATATAGAAAAGTTTAGCAAGAGGTTAGTTAAGGTGACCAAACAGCATAACGATGAGTGCAAGAAACTGCTGGCCTTGATGGGTGTCCCCTATGTAGATGCACCTGGTGAAGCAGAAGCTAGCTGTGCAGCCCTGGTGAAAGCTAACAAGGTCTATGCAGCTGCTACTGAGGATATGGACTGCTTGACCTTTGGTAGCCCTGTGCTAATGCGGCATCTTACAGCCAGTGAGGCAAAGAAACTGCCTATTCAGGAATTCCACCTAAGTCGTGTCCTTCAGGATATGAACGTGACTTATAAGGAGTTTGTGGATCTTTGCATATTGCTAGGTTGTGACTACTGTGAGAGCATCCGTGGTATTGGACCCAAGCGTGCCATGGAGCTTATCAAGCAGCACAAAAGCATAGAAAAGATTGTTCAGCAAATAGATACCAAGAAATACTCTGTGCCTGAGAATTGGCTGCACAAAGAGGCCCAACAGCTCTTCTTGGAGCCTGAGGTTATAGACCCAGAAACTGTGGAACTGAAATGGAGTGAGCCAGATGAGGACGGACTTGTTGGCTTCTTGTGTGGAGAGAAGCAGTTCAATGAAGAAAGAATCCGTAATGGGATCAAGAGACTAAATAAGAGTCGTCAGGGTAGCACACAGGGCCGACTAGATGACTTCTTTAAAGTTACTGGCTCCATCACTTCAGCCAAGCGCAAAGAACCAGAACCCAAGGGCTCTGCTAAGAAGAAAGCAAAGGGTAGTGGTGCAGCAACATCAAAGtttaaaagagggaaataa